The Heyndrickxia acidicola sequence TGTGCCGATGGCCAGAATGACATCAGCCGCTTTTACCGCTTCCAAAACAGGCTTAGCTGTCCCCAGTCCAAGATGGCCGGAATATAACGGATGATGATTTGGAAAAACATCATGCCTCCGGAATGCAGAAAGTACCGGTAAGCAGTACTTCTCAGCAAATTGAAGGAGGGTTTCTTCAGCTCCGGCATGGATCACTCCTCCTCCCGCAAGAATGAGCGGGCGTTCTGCCTTTTGTAAAATAGCCCCGATTTCCGTGACGTCTGATTGATTTAGCGATGGCTTGGGGATTTTTACAGCTCCTGTAAAGAACATTTCTGCCTGATCCTTTAACATATCTTCCGGCAATGAAATGACCACTGGACCCGGCCGGCCTGTCTGCGCGATTCTAAATGCCCGCTGGACAAGCTCCGGCACTCTTTCTGCATCCTTTATCTCTACAGTCCACTTGGCAATCTGGTCAAAAAACTGATCAAGCTCTACTTCCTGAAATCCCTCACGGCCACGAAACTTGCTATGCACCTGCCCCAGGAACACGACCATGGGGGTGGAGTCCTGAAAAGCAGTATGAACACCAATAGCAAGATTCGCGCCTCCCACTCCTCTGGTAGCCATGACGACCCCCGGCCTCCTTGTAGCTTTGGCATAGCCTTCAGCCATAAATGAAGCACCGCCTTCATGGCGCGCGGAAATCAACTCAATGGATGGCTCTTCATGAATCGCATTTAAAACCGGCAAGTAGCTTTCTCCTGGAACGCAGAATACCTTACGGATTTGTTCTATTTTCAAGCATTCGATAATTGCCTGTGCACCAGTCATTACGGTGCAATTTTTTTCGCGGCTATGAACGAGGGACATGTCTGCCTACCTCCAGATCCAACTGTTTAATCCTGCTAACCGCTTCATTTAGTCTTTCGGTTGGAACAGATAGCGAAATCCGAAAGTAGCCTTCACCGGATGGACCAAAGGCATTTCCAGGAGTTATGATGACTCCTGCTTCCTCCAGCACTTTTTCAGAGAATTTCTGGGATGAGTAGCCCGCAGGAACCCTTGCCCAAATGTAAAAGGATCCTCTTGGTTTTTCTACTTGAATCCCAATGGCAGACAAGGCTTTAAGCATCGCTTCCATACGCTGATTATAGGCGAAGTTGTTGGCTGACACTGTAGCAAGATCGCTCCTCAGGGCTTCAGCGGCAGCTTTTTGAATCGGAAGAAACTGACTTGTGTCGGTATTGCTTTTTACAATGGATAGGGCTTGAATGATTTCCCTGTTTCCTGCCACATATCCGATGCGCCAGCCTGTCATATTAAAGCTTTTTGACAGTGAGCCAAACTCTACCGCGATATCCTTAGCTCCCGGAACCTGTAAAATACTCGGTGCCTTGTAGCCGTCGAACGTAACCAAATCATATGCCGCATCATGGACCACCGAAATATTATGCTGTTTTGCAAACTCAACAGCTTCCTCGAAAACATCAATTTCTATGGTGGCTGCCGTTGGATTGCCAGGATAATTCAAAAACATCAGCTTGGCCTTTTGGCATTCTTCTTCCGACAAGGATGCGAAGTCCGGCCGGTACCCCTGCCCAGCATTTAATGTTAGGTTAATCGATTCGCCTCCTGAAAGGTAAACAGCAGAACGATAAACGGGATATCCCGGATCCGGGATTAATACTCCGTCGCCTGGATCAATGAGGGCCGGCACAATATGAGCTATTCCTTCCTTAGAGCCAACCAGTGTCAATATTTCTTTATCGGGGTCAAGTTTAACCTGATATTGTTTTTTATAGTAATCGGCCACTGCCTCCCTGAACTCCTGACAGCCCGAATAACCGGAGTATTTAAAGTTTTCCGGATCCTTAAGCTCATCAATCAGCCGTTTAACGATGAAGTCTGGTGTCGGAAGATCAGGAGATCCAATCCCCAAATCAATGACATCGACCCCCTTTTTTTGAAGTTGTTTTTTCTTCTCATCGATAACGGAAAATAAATATGGCGGCAGGCCTGAGACCCGCGCGGAACCAAAAGCCATCTCTTCCCCTCCTTCTCTGATCACCCACTCCATTTCAATATATGAAACCGAATTTCAGTTATGACAAAAAATTACTGATTTAGCGCACTGCAGTACAAAAGGGGTCAGACCCCTTTTGCACATTAACGCAGAGAAGGGGTCTGACCCCTTCTTTGCGTTAGCACACAAAAGGACCCGGAAGAGGCTCTCTTTCCGTCTCTTCCGGGTCTTGCTTCAAGCCAAAATATGGCGAAAGGAATTCTTTCTGCAATCCGTCGATTCAAATTCTAAATCGTATATTCCTGCCTATCCTTAAGAAGGGTTAGGATCCCATCACAATGCACAAACCGACTAAAATGTATGATTGGCAGGCTTTCTTAGACCTAATGAAATCCCTATTTTTTTACAGATGGTCAGGTAGTGGAGCAGCAGTATTAACAGCGCACCGGTATTCATCCCAATAATAATTCCGCTCATCTGGAAGAAAGGGCTGGATCCCAATAGGTAACTCATCAGGAACGTCACGATGGTCGCCCACACAAAATGGAGAAATACATCCTTCACCATCCCAATCCCTATTAATATGGCCTGCATAGGGGAAATAAAAAAATGAAATAGGAAAAATGGCCACAAAAGCTCAAGATATTGAGCAGCGGAAGTCGTATGGAAAAACAGCCTGGTTAAGGGTTCTGAAAACACATTAAATATAATAACTGCCGGAACACCATAGCCGATTGTAATCAGCATAACCTGCTGTAAAAGCTTTTGAAGCTTGGGAAGCTCTCTTTGAGAATAAGCTTCTGATACTGTAGGAATTAACACAGTTGATAAAGAGTGGGCAATAAAGGCGGGAAAAAAGCCAATCGTAAATGCTACTCCTGCCAGCATCCCAAAATGCTCATTGGCCAAGTCTGCTGTAAAACCTGCTTTTACCAGAGCAGCTTTTATCAAAAACGGCTGGAAGGCTTCTGAAAAAGCATTGAACATCCTCATTCCTGTCGTCGTTAAGGAAACGGACATCAGGCTTTTCCTGACGGTTTTCCCACTTAGAAAGACACTGTCGCGCTTCCTTATATCTCTGGACTGCAATATAAAGGTATGAATCCAATACAAAAGCACAATAAAGTCACTGCCAACAATGGTACAGATCGCTATAAAGATACTGACTTCCAAATTAAAATGAAAATAATGATAGACAGCAATCAGCAATATTAACTGAATAGACTTTCTTAAAAAGTTTGCGGCAGCAATTTTCCCCATATGCTGAATTCCCATAAAGTACCCCCTGGCAATAGAGGAAAAAGAAATAATGGGAATTAACATGACAATCAATCCCCGTATGTATGGATTATAGTTACGAAAAACAGGTATCAAAGGCAAAATGATGACTGACAGGCCGATTAAAGATAATGTAAAGTAAACAGTAAAGCGGATGACATGTTTGAGCATGCTGCGATGGTACTTCTCATCCTTCTCAGCAACAAACTTCGAGATAGAAATGGGCAGCTCCATACTTGCTAATACAACGACTAAAAAGATGACCGGCAATATGGACATATACAATCCCAGCCCGCTCTCACCAAGCTGATTCGCGAGCACCATATTAATAAAAAATTCAATACACTCTCCCATAAAAGCAACGGCAACTAATAAGAAGGCTCCTTTAAAAAATGATGTCATGCTGTCTCTCCTATCCTATAAAAAACTTTGGCTCCTAATAAGGATATGAGACAAGTCCTCAGATTATTTTAGGAAGTCCTCCCTTTTTATTTTTGCCCAATGTGAATTGGCGAGGATGATGCGAGATTTCTGCAGGAAATGAGAATAAAAAGCTAAATCGGAGGAGAAAAGCGAGCGCCGAAACAGCAACTAACAGGCAGAACCAATAGTCAATCTCCTCCTGATGTATCCCCTTACAAAAAAACACTTTTTAACCTATTAACAGTTTTCTATAATGGGTGTTAAAGGAGGAGAAAAAATGAGCTTGCAAAATAGTACAAGAAAACCCAAAACAATGGCCACCAAAGAAACACTCATTGCAGATTTTACTCAATTAGGATTGAAGCGTAGAATGAATGTGATTGTCCATGCCTCCTTGAGCAAAATTGGATGGGTATGCGGCGGCGAAATTACCGTGATCCAGGCTTTAATGGAGACGATAACGAATGAAGGAACCATTATAATGCCTGCCCAAAATACAAATAATTCAGAGCCATCCTATTGGAAGAACCCGCCTGTCCCAAAAGAGTGGTGGGAGGATATCCGAGCACAAATGCCGGCATATGATCCGAAAACAACTCCTACTTTTGGTATGGGAAAAATCGCCGAAACCTTCCGCAGTTTTCCAGGTGTTCTAAGAAGCGCTCATCCCATGGTTTCCTTTACAGCATGGGGGCAGCATGCAGAATATATCACAGCCAGCCACTCCATTGACTATCCCTTCGGAGAGCACTCTCCTCTTGCCAGAATATACGATTTAAATGGTCATATATTGCTTTTGGGTGTGGACTATAACCGCAATACCTCCATGCACCTTGGAGAGTTTCGCTGTGAGAAAAAAAAGGAATTCCTTCAGGGCTCAGCCATAAATGAAAATGGAAAAAGAGTTTGGAAGGTTTTTAAGGATATAGAGGAATCGTCTGAAGACTTTACAACTATTGCTAAGAATTTTGAAAAGATACATCAAGTCCGCACCGGAACAATTGGTGCGGCGCCTTCTAAACTTATTGAGCAGCGGCTGCTCGTTGATTTTACCTCCGTTTATTTAAAACAAACATTGATATAATAAAAGCGCAAGCTCTTTGCCATCGGCGTACGGATTTCGGAGGCTTCGACTGAGATAAAGGAAACACAGTGAGGCCGTTCACGAGAGAGAAGACACTGAAAGCCACTTGGCGATAAGCATTGGAGGTAAGGGGAGAGTGCATTATACATATCCTTATAAAAAAGATGGGCATCGCGCCCATCTTTTTTATATTCGTTCACGGCTTAACATTATGAACTGACCATTGTTCCTCCATTTACATGAATGACTTGACCCGTTACATAGCTTGAATCCTTCGACGCCAGATAAACATACGCCGGTGCAAGTTCATATGGCTGCCCTGCTCTTTTCATCGGCACGTCTGAGCCAAACTTGGCAACCTGCTCACTCGAGAAGCTTGAAGGAATTAATGGAGTCCAAATCGGGCCAGGGGCTACAGCATTTACCCGAATTCCCTTTGTGGCTAAATTCTGCGAAAGGGCACGGGTAAAAGCCACTATGGCACCTTTGGTAGCGGTATAATCAATCAAGTCTTTTTTCCCTTCATATGCTACGACCGAGGCAGTATTTATGATAGCGCTCCCGCTCTTCATATATTGAAGTGCCGCTTTGGTCATATAAAAAAAACTGTATACATTGGTTTTAAAGGTTCTGTCCCATTGCTCACTGCTGATATTGAGCAAGCTGTCTTGAACATACTGGACACCATTATTATTCACAAGGATATCAATATGTCCAAATGCATTGATGGTTTGCCTTATAACATCCTTGCAGTGATTTTCTTCGGTCAGATCGCCTGCAATGAGAAGGCAATGGCGCCCGAGCTCTTCTATACGTTTTTTTGTCCGATGTGCATCTTCATCTTCATAATGATAATAGTATGCAATAACAACATCTGCGCCTTCTTTCGCAAAGGCAATCGCTGTAGCAGCCCCGATTCCGCTGTCGCCGCCCGTAATAATCGCCACCTTGCCTTTCAGCTTTGCGCTCCCCTTATAATGGGCAGATTCCACAAGAGGGCGCGGATTCATCAGCCCTTCTATACCTGGCTGCTGATTTTGATGCTGCGGAGGAAAGCTTTGTGGATTGCGATACGAAACTGGTTGAGACGGCGGCATGGGATAAGGCGGATATGGATAGGTCCAATACACTTTCATCACCTCAAAACTAGGCTTTTACCCCAGTATATTCATAATGGGTGAAACGGTGATGAGATATTCAGTGGCAATAAGCAGCGTTTAAAGGTTGTCTTTATAGCTTAATGTTTATCGACCCAATGATAATCGGATCGTATACTCACGATTCCTTTGAAAAAAGGGAGACACATCCAACGAAAATTTTCCGTCCCCCCTAAAAGTGAACACCTGGAGCGGAAATAACAGTCCGGGTGAACAAAACTTTTTTTACCATGCCGGCTGTTTAATTGCACAGTATGGACTGCCATTCCTCTTTAAAGCTGATGCTCTGCTTTTATTTTTGCTAACAATGCCTCGCACCCTGCTAAGACCATTTCATATACTTCTTGAAAATTTCCAGTGTAATAAGGATCCGGTACATCCGTACTGCCATTTGCATGGTACTTTTCAACAAGCTCAAGCAATCTAAACACCCTTTTGTCAGACTGCTTTTTACCTAATGATAGAATGTTTCGGATATTTTCCTGATCCATCCCGACAATATAATCGTACTCCTCCAGATCACGCGGAACAATCTGGCGGGCACGCAGCTGGCTTGAATCAATATTATTTTCTTTTAAAATGGCAGCAGTTCCATGATGCGGCGGCTTTCCAACATGCCATCTGCCCGTACCAGCCGAATCAATCTCAATTTGATGCTCGAGCCTTTCCTTTACCACCAAGTCCCTAAACACAGCCTCTGCCATTGGCGAGCGGCATATATTCCCTAAGCAAACAAAAAGTACTTTTACCATGAAAATCTTCTCCTTTGTAAAGCCAATTCCTTTCTATTATACCTTAAACGAATCGTTTATTTGTTAACCATAAAAATAAACTGGTTGACATATTTTTCTCCCTTCTATTATTCTTTTACTATAAAGAATTACATAACGAAGGGATGAAAAAAATGAAGAAAAGCAAGTTTCGTGCATTGGATATTACCTATGTAGGGATGTTTGCCGCTTTAATGATGATTGGAGCAAATATTACTTCTCTTGTTCCATTTATGACAGTAGGGGGCGTTCCTATCACACTTCAAACTTTCTTTGCTATTTTAGCAGGGGCAGCTATAGGAAGCCGTCTGGGCGCACTTTCTATGATTGTTTATACAATTGTCGGGATAATTGGAGCCCCTGTTTTTGCACAGTTCTATGGCGGTCCTGGTATTATCATTCAACCTACTTTCGGCTTTGTCCTATCGTATATTCTTACAGCCTATGCAGTGGGCAAAATAGTGGAAAGAAAACAGTCTCTTTCTGCCTATATAACTGCAGCATTGACAGGAATGGTCATTAACTACGTTTTTGGAACCAATTGGATGTACGCAGCCTATAAGCTTTGGTCCAGTGCCCCTCAAGGATTTACTTATAAAATGGCATGGGCCTGGATGGTTGTGCCTTTGCCAAAGGATATCATCTTATCCGTTTTTGCCGGTATTCTTGCACACAGGCTTCATAAAAGTGTCCGCATAAAGAAGAGCATTTTTCAGCATTAATGAGAAATCGAAAGGGGAATGGGGATGGATTGGAAGCATTTAGGGCGTCAAGTATTGGATGGGCATGAACTTACAGATAAAGAAGCTAAGGCCGTTTTGAATTGTCCCGATGAAGAATTGCTGGATCTTCTGTCAGGAGCCTACCAGGTTCGGAAGCATTATTATGGCAACAAAGTAAAACTCAACATGATTATCAATACCAAATCAGGCCTATGTCCGGAGAACTGCGGATATTGCGCACAGTCCATTGTTTCAACGGCACCCATTCAAAAATATTCAATGGTGAACAAACAGTCCATTCTCGAAGGGGCCAAGCGAGCCAATGAGCTTCATGCAGGAACCTACTGCATTGTGGCAAGCGGCAGAGGTCCAACGAATCGGGAGCTTGACCATATTGTTTCTGCAGTTAAAGACATTAAATCCGAA is a genomic window containing:
- a CDS encoding SDR family oxidoreductase → MPPSQPVSYRNPQSFPPQHQNQQPGIEGLMNPRPLVESAHYKGSAKLKGKVAIITGGDSGIGAATAIAFAKEGADVVIAYYYHYEDEDAHRTKKRIEELGRHCLLIAGDLTEENHCKDVIRQTINAFGHIDILVNNNGVQYVQDSLLNISSEQWDRTFKTNVYSFFYMTKAALQYMKSGSAIINTASVVAYEGKKDLIDYTATKGAIVAFTRALSQNLATKGIRVNAVAPGPIWTPLIPSSFSSEQVAKFGSDVPMKRAGQPYELAPAYVYLASKDSSYVTGQVIHVNGGTMVSS
- a CDS encoding aminoglycoside N(3)-acetyltransferase, which codes for MSLQNSTRKPKTMATKETLIADFTQLGLKRRMNVIVHASLSKIGWVCGGEITVIQALMETITNEGTIIMPAQNTNNSEPSYWKNPPVPKEWWEDIRAQMPAYDPKTTPTFGMGKIAETFRSFPGVLRSAHPMVSFTAWGQHAEYITASHSIDYPFGEHSPLARIYDLNGHILLLGVDYNRNTSMHLGEFRCEKKKEFLQGSAINENGKRVWKVFKDIEESSEDFTTIAKNFEKIHQVRTGTIGAAPSKLIEQRLLVDFTSVYLKQTLI
- a CDS encoding thiamine pyrophosphate-dependent enzyme, producing the protein MSLVHSREKNCTVMTGAQAIIECLKIEQIRKVFCVPGESYLPVLNAIHEEPSIELISARHEGGASFMAEGYAKATRRPGVVMATRGVGGANLAIGVHTAFQDSTPMVVFLGQVHSKFRGREGFQEVELDQFFDQIAKWTVEIKDAERVPELVQRAFRIAQTGRPGPVVISLPEDMLKDQAEMFFTGAVKIPKPSLNQSDVTEIGAILQKAERPLILAGGGVIHAGAEETLLQFAEKYCLPVLSAFRRHDVFPNHHPLYSGHLGLGTAKPVLEAVKAADVILAIGTRLSEVTTQDYSLISAQQTLIHIDIEPEILGKVYPPEIGLVADAQKALEACINLEIKPTWGEWANNCRVRQLKGSAFRTNENAEALNNEDIIKILQQELPETSIITNDAGNFAGWLHSYYQFKQKRTYIGPTSGAMGYGLPAAIGAKMARPECVTVSLSGDGGMMMTVQELETAVRHKVPVISLVFNNQMYGTIRMHQEIHYPGKVAGTDLGSIRFAELAASLGARGKFVSTKTEFLHALREAMTGELPTVIEIPMSREQISTGTTINQIRERHNR
- a CDS encoding low molecular weight protein-tyrosine-phosphatase yields the protein MVKVLFVCLGNICRSPMAEAVFRDLVVKERLEHQIEIDSAGTGRWHVGKPPHHGTAAILKENNIDSSQLRARQIVPRDLEEYDYIVGMDQENIRNILSLGKKQSDKRVFRLLELVEKYHANGSTDVPDPYYTGNFQEVYEMVLAGCEALLAKIKAEHQL
- a CDS encoding polysaccharide biosynthesis protein; amino-acid sequence: MTSFFKGAFLLVAVAFMGECIEFFINMVLANQLGESGLGLYMSILPVIFLVVVLASMELPISISKFVAEKDEKYHRSMLKHVIRFTVYFTLSLIGLSVIILPLIPVFRNYNPYIRGLIVMLIPIISFSSIARGYFMGIQHMGKIAAANFLRKSIQLILLIAVYHYFHFNLEVSIFIAICTIVGSDFIVLLYWIHTFILQSRDIRKRDSVFLSGKTVRKSLMSVSLTTTGMRMFNAFSEAFQPFLIKAALVKAGFTADLANEHFGMLAGVAFTIGFFPAFIAHSLSTVLIPTVSEAYSQRELPKLQKLLQQVMLITIGYGVPAVIIFNVFSEPLTRLFFHTTSAAQYLELLWPFFLFHFFISPMQAILIGIGMVKDVFLHFVWATIVTFLMSYLLGSSPFFQMSGIIIGMNTGALLILLLHYLTICKKIGISLGLRKPANHTF
- a CDS encoding biotin transporter BioY; translation: MKKSKFRALDITYVGMFAALMMIGANITSLVPFMTVGGVPITLQTFFAILAGAAIGSRLGALSMIVYTIVGIIGAPVFAQFYGGPGIIIQPTFGFVLSYILTAYAVGKIVERKQSLSAYITAALTGMVINYVFGTNWMYAAYKLWSSAPQGFTYKMAWAWMVVPLPKDIILSVFAGILAHRLHKSVRIKKSIFQH
- a CDS encoding LL-diaminopimelate aminotransferase → MAFGSARVSGLPPYLFSVIDEKKKQLQKKGVDVIDLGIGSPDLPTPDFIVKRLIDELKDPENFKYSGYSGCQEFREAVADYYKKQYQVKLDPDKEILTLVGSKEGIAHIVPALIDPGDGVLIPDPGYPVYRSAVYLSGGESINLTLNAGQGYRPDFASLSEEECQKAKLMFLNYPGNPTAATIEIDVFEEAVEFAKQHNISVVHDAAYDLVTFDGYKAPSILQVPGAKDIAVEFGSLSKSFNMTGWRIGYVAGNREIIQALSIVKSNTDTSQFLPIQKAAAEALRSDLATVSANNFAYNQRMEAMLKALSAIGIQVEKPRGSFYIWARVPAGYSSQKFSEKVLEEAGVIITPGNAFGPSGEGYFRISLSVPTERLNEAVSRIKQLDLEVGRHVPRS